The Chitinophaga sp. H8 genome contains a region encoding:
- a CDS encoding TolB family protein — protein MKKQFHLVAAVVVFTFLLVACKKGDNPGPGNGNNNNYNYGPGSVYIKQGTEGITRFNMSTGVLAGVLPNWLGAGWDISWDGTKGVKQVDKASFDTRYIIFNTSNGSTIKEIFYEPNDNHGGLPYISPDGTLLALMPTFDDGLVILNMEGKVLRNIEGYGNTHEFKYLDPISWEPGGTILFKKDGGLWRTSADFNRATKVRDIPFDDWKGYVSASPDGKKIALSAGKHIWLMNADGSDFHQVTESTFSEVAPCFSPDSRYIAMKANPRAPGDGDIGGNAYHLCFIPADGKVYKTYPGENSSVIHPTVKGATPDSRGLGITVVGDFVWRK, from the coding sequence ATGAAGAAACAATTTCATCTTGTAGCAGCAGTAGTAGTATTTACTTTCCTGTTGGTCGCCTGTAAGAAAGGTGATAACCCTGGTCCAGGGAATGGCAACAATAACAATTACAACTATGGCCCTGGCTCGGTATATATTAAACAGGGAACAGAAGGGATCACCCGTTTTAATATGTCTACCGGTGTATTGGCGGGTGTATTGCCCAACTGGCTGGGCGCTGGTTGGGATATCAGCTGGGATGGCACCAAGGGAGTAAAGCAGGTAGATAAAGCCAGCTTTGATACCCGTTATATTATCTTTAATACCTCCAACGGCTCAACGATAAAAGAGATCTTTTACGAACCAAATGACAATCATGGCGGGCTGCCGTATATTTCGCCGGATGGTACACTGCTGGCTTTAATGCCCACCTTTGATGATGGGTTGGTGATCCTGAATATGGAGGGAAAGGTACTCCGGAATATTGAGGGATATGGCAATACACATGAGTTTAAGTACCTGGACCCTATCAGCTGGGAACCCGGAGGCACTATTCTGTTCAAAAAAGATGGAGGCCTTTGGCGTACTTCAGCAGACTTTAACCGTGCAACAAAAGTAAGGGACATTCCTTTTGACGATTGGAAAGGGTATGTTAGCGCCAGTCCTGACGGAAAGAAAATTGCCTTGTCGGCCGGTAAGCATATCTGGTTGATGAATGCCGATGGCAGTGATTTTCATCAGGTCACGGAAAGCACTTTTTCGGAAGTGGCCCCCTGCTTTTCTCCTGATAGCAGGTATATTGCTATGAAGGCCAATCCCCGGGCGCCGGGTGATGGTGATATCGGAGGTAATGCCTATCACCTGTGTTTTATCCCTGCCGATGGCAAGGTGTATAAAACGTATCCGGGAGAGAATAGCAGTGTGATACATCCTACAGTCAAGGGAGCCACTCCGGATTCAAGAGGGCTGGGGATAACGGTAGTAGGTGATTTTGTGTGGCGGAAATAA
- a CDS encoding response regulator transcription factor, producing MLQEKKHYSIVLIEDHSIFIEGLLSVLRKSGHAKVIGSFGSGREALDFLQQQYVDIVFLDISLPGGMSGIEICSAIHRLHPETKVIALSNHTERDIINDVLSNGANGYLLKNASMQDLENAIELVMQGQCVMSEEVRSIIFSAPDNSLRSPRLTAREKEILYWIGEGLTTSAIAAKLFITVQTVESHRYNLLQKFEVPNAVVLVKKAIALGLMKEA from the coding sequence ATGTTACAGGAGAAAAAGCACTATAGTATTGTATTGATAGAAGATCACAGCATTTTTATAGAAGGGCTGTTGAGCGTGCTCCGGAAAAGCGGTCATGCGAAGGTGATTGGCTCCTTTGGTTCCGGAAGGGAAGCGCTGGATTTTCTGCAGCAGCAATATGTGGATATTGTTTTTTTGGATATCAGTCTGCCCGGAGGGATGTCCGGCATAGAAATATGCAGTGCTATCCACCGGCTGCATCCGGAAACAAAGGTGATTGCCCTGAGTAACCATACAGAAAGAGATATTATCAACGATGTACTGAGCAATGGTGCCAATGGTTACCTCCTGAAAAATGCCTCTATGCAGGACCTGGAAAATGCCATTGAATTAGTGATGCAGGGACAGTGTGTGATGAGTGAAGAGGTACGTAGTATTATTTTTTCCGCCCCGGACAACTCCTTACGTTCTCCCCGCCTTACCGCCCGTGAAAAGGAAATTCTTTATTGGATCGGAGAAGGATTGACCACATCGGCTATCGCAGCCAAACTTTTTATTACCGTACAAACGGTAGAAAGCCATCGTTATAATCTGCTGCAGAAATTTGAAGTACCCAATGCAGTAGTCCTGGTGAAAAAAGCAATCGCCCTGGGATTGATGAAGGAGGCATAG
- a CDS encoding SusC/RagA family TonB-linked outer membrane protein, producing the protein MQKKCYWPFFGSGRCQEITKILLIMRLTAFLLCVALMNVYATGAAQNITLSGESLSFKQVVTAINKQTGYATVFTRNTNLEQRKFSVSVKDLPLRDFLNILLKNKKNVLYEIEDKTIFLFRKSNIVSSPAIEPVEQAAPPISIRVVDSLGQPLHGASVLNRKIKFFGMTDAEGYISLTVSEGDVLEITFIGYEKQAVVIKNITAANNLVVTLRPSVAKLEGVSIVSTGYQKIPKERATGSFELLTNEQINVSKSSHFINRLEGLSPSLRFEKRVPNLKPEEQIYQRGNSTYLGAWSPLIILDNFPYEGDLTNINPNDIENITILKDAAAASIWGTRSGNGVIVLTTKSGAKLDRIQLEMSSNLQLGQRPDIYKLRFMSSKSFIESEEILFENKYYDWMLNYPDYTISPIVKLLGQLRDGKIDMGTYQKQKSEFQKYDVRDDYMKYVYRNSLTQQYYTSLAYGSKKIDFRGSLGYDRSLENIKNNNSDRISARFVTSIRPSDRFSVDLHVGFSDNGRKTQGNDSRVGYGSLYSGAGKTFYPYVRLADDNGNGIDLETVTFQKSYIDTLAGGRLFPARYNMLNELYASENQVRISDATISIAANYKLSKALQFNTSYQFQRSLNKTTNNESLDSYFTQNHINLFTQFTPGTLTYNVPVGDIYSRRIGDLFSHYLRGTATFDKELGPGVLNALAGVEIKSMDNRIEGYKLYGYNTDRIEFTPVDYKTSFPLLNGLQGRNQIPNGNKLEEYKQRFFSVFMNGSYTLNNKYILSGSVRRDAANLFGVATNNKWQPLWSAGAAWELSKENFFSQSVFSYFKLRATYGVNGNITTQISAYPTIAYDGVFPYTGYTNAYMVNPPNPDYRAERVRIVNVGADLAMANRRVSAGIDFFVKDASDLVAQANIDPTTGFYTQAINIANFKNKGVELNLQSTNVSSGNFKWNSNLLFTYSKSIVTKYNYQHARVESYMWAATAPNPVVGKHLYGLYAFKFAGLDHETGAPLGYYKGQVSSNYTEIMSVGIDDVSYIGPSIPLYAGFLANTFSWKSWSLRANLQYKLKYFYRRQSINYNGLAQYWMMHEDFDRRWKQPGDELNTTVPAFIYPINSLRERFYENSDVLIEPADHIRLKDINLQYTLDARLKGIRSLTFYANADNLNLILWKKSDYNNDPDFNYLVPTPRLYTLGMKATF; encoded by the coding sequence ATGCAAAAAAAATGCTATTGGCCCTTCTTTGGGAGCGGGAGGTGTCAGGAGATTACCAAAATCTTGTTAATAATGAGACTGACCGCTTTTTTACTATGCGTCGCGCTGATGAATGTTTATGCTACCGGCGCTGCACAAAACATTACGCTTTCAGGAGAAAGCCTGTCATTCAAACAGGTGGTTACTGCCATCAACAAACAGACTGGATACGCCACTGTTTTCACCAGGAATACCAATTTAGAACAGAGAAAGTTTTCAGTATCAGTCAAAGACCTACCCCTCAGGGACTTTTTAAATATACTGTTGAAGAATAAAAAAAACGTATTGTACGAAATTGAGGATAAAACGATTTTTCTTTTTAGGAAAAGTAATATTGTTTCTTCACCAGCGATTGAGCCTGTAGAGCAGGCTGCTCCCCCTATCAGCATCAGGGTCGTTGATTCGCTGGGCCAGCCGTTACATGGTGCATCAGTATTGAATAGAAAGATCAAATTTTTTGGCATGACGGACGCTGAAGGATATATTAGCCTTACTGTTTCCGAGGGAGATGTGCTTGAAATTACCTTCATTGGGTATGAAAAACAGGCTGTTGTTATAAAAAATATTACTGCTGCTAATAATCTTGTAGTTACGCTAAGGCCTTCCGTTGCTAAGTTGGAAGGTGTTTCCATTGTTTCCACCGGATACCAAAAAATTCCAAAGGAGCGGGCAACCGGGAGTTTTGAGCTTTTGACGAATGAGCAGATCAATGTTAGTAAATCTTCTCATTTTATCAATAGACTGGAAGGACTGTCCCCTTCGTTGCGTTTTGAAAAACGTGTTCCCAATCTTAAACCAGAAGAGCAGATCTATCAACGAGGAAATTCAACCTATCTCGGTGCATGGAGTCCATTGATCATCTTGGATAATTTTCCCTATGAAGGGGATCTTACTAATATCAATCCGAACGACATTGAAAATATTACTATCCTCAAAGATGCTGCTGCCGCATCAATTTGGGGTACGCGATCGGGAAATGGGGTGATTGTATTGACTACAAAGTCGGGTGCAAAACTGGATCGCATACAATTGGAGATGAGCTCCAATCTTCAATTGGGGCAGAGACCTGATATCTATAAACTGCGTTTTATGTCGAGCAAAAGTTTTATCGAGTCCGAAGAAATCCTGTTCGAAAATAAATATTACGATTGGATGCTCAATTATCCGGATTATACGATATCTCCAATTGTCAAGCTGCTGGGGCAACTACGTGATGGGAAAATTGATATGGGTACTTATCAAAAGCAGAAAAGTGAATTTCAGAAATATGATGTGCGTGATGACTATATGAAATATGTATATCGAAATAGCCTAACCCAACAATATTATACAAGTCTGGCCTATGGTAGCAAAAAAATTGATTTTAGGGGAAGCTTAGGATATGACCGTTCGCTGGAAAACATAAAGAACAATAACTCTGACCGTATTAGTGCTAGATTCGTGACGTCTATCCGGCCCTCAGATCGCTTTTCCGTAGATTTACATGTTGGTTTTTCTGATAATGGGAGGAAGACGCAGGGAAATGATTCGAGGGTTGGATATGGTTCACTCTATTCAGGCGCAGGTAAAACTTTTTATCCATATGTCCGTCTTGCGGATGATAATGGTAATGGGATCGATTTGGAAACTGTAACGTTTCAGAAGTCTTACATCGATACTCTGGCTGGGGGACGGCTTTTTCCGGCTCGCTATAATATGCTGAATGAATTATATGCCAGCGAAAATCAGGTGCGTATTAGTGATGCTACAATAAGTATCGCTGCGAATTACAAATTAAGCAAGGCATTGCAGTTTAATACTTCCTATCAATTCCAGCGCTCGCTGAACAAGACTACCAACAATGAATCCCTTGATTCCTATTTTACGCAGAACCATATCAATCTTTTTACGCAGTTTACACCAGGTACCTTGACCTATAATGTGCCGGTGGGTGACATCTATTCACGACGCATAGGGGATCTGTTTTCACATTATCTGCGTGGGACTGCCACCTTTGATAAAGAATTGGGCCCTGGTGTGCTGAATGCGTTGGCTGGTGTGGAGATAAAGAGCATGGACAATCGCATTGAAGGGTACAAATTATACGGCTACAATACGGATCGGATCGAGTTTACGCCAGTGGACTATAAAACAAGTTTTCCTTTGCTCAATGGCCTGCAAGGGCGAAATCAAATTCCGAACGGCAACAAACTTGAAGAGTATAAACAGCGGTTCTTTTCGGTGTTTATGAATGGTTCATATACCCTAAATAACAAGTATATATTGTCAGGTAGTGTGCGTCGTGATGCAGCCAACCTCTTTGGTGTTGCTACCAATAACAAATGGCAGCCGCTCTGGTCTGCGGGTGCTGCATGGGAACTGAGCAAAGAAAACTTCTTTTCCCAAAGCGTGTTTTCCTATTTTAAACTCAGGGCAACATATGGTGTAAATGGAAATATCACGACCCAGATATCAGCTTATCCTACCATTGCCTACGACGGTGTTTTCCCTTATACTGGTTATACAAACGCCTATATGGTCAATCCTCCAAACCCCGATTATCGGGCTGAGCGGGTACGGATAGTTAATGTGGGGGCAGATCTGGCTATGGCGAATAGGCGTGTGAGTGCCGGGATAGATTTTTTTGTGAAAGATGCGTCAGATCTTGTTGCTCAGGCAAACATTGATCCAACAACGGGATTCTATACGCAGGCTATTAACATTGCCAATTTTAAAAATAAGGGAGTAGAACTAAATCTGCAAAGTACAAATGTAAGCAGCGGTAACTTTAAGTGGAACTCAAACCTGCTATTCACCTACAGCAAAAGCATAGTGACGAAGTATAACTATCAACATGCGAGAGTGGAAAGCTATATGTGGGCTGCTACCGCGCCTAATCCAGTAGTTGGTAAACACCTGTATGGTCTGTATGCTTTTAAATTTGCCGGATTGGATCATGAGACAGGAGCACCTTTGGGATACTATAAAGGGCAGGTTTCAAGTAACTATACGGAAATAATGTCCGTAGGAATTGACGATGTATCCTATATAGGCCCGAGTATTCCACTGTATGCAGGCTTTTTAGCCAACACATTTTCCTGGAAATCGTGGTCCCTTCGTGCAAATCTCCAATACAAGCTCAAATATTTCTACCGTAGACAAAGTATCAATTACAATGGACTGGCGCAGTACTGGATGATGCATGAAGATTTTGACCGGAGGTGGAAACAGCCCGGAGATGAACTGAACACCACGGTGCCGGCATTTATCTATCCCATTAATTCCCTGCGGGAGCGGTTCTATGAGAATTCGGATGTTCTGATCGAACCGGCAGATCATATCCGGCTAAAAGACATCAACCTGCAATATACCCTGGATGCCAGGCTGAAAGGAATAAGATCACTGACGTTTTACGCCAATGCCGATAACCTGAACCTTATTTTATGGAAAAAATCGGATTACAATAATGATCCCGATTTCAATTACCTGGTTCCAACGCCAAGACTGTATACACTGGGTATGAAAGCTACATTTTAA
- a CDS encoding sigma-70 family RNA polymerase sigma factor → MEERILQINQSYNEQELLSRLAARDEKVFRYCYDRFYAPLVYFANDYISLEEAEDVVVTVFTRLWQSLGNREFTTLITLKNFLYVSTRNACLDVIKLKSRQRTREKEAFDAWYEAAEPEPASHLAMYEAELLNRIYEAIAQLPPKCRDVFTMSYLQGKSTQEIAAALQITPSTVFNQKARAIQLLKLSFVDKNLFLLLFYYFL, encoded by the coding sequence ATGGAGGAACGGATTTTACAAATCAATCAGTCATACAATGAGCAAGAGCTGCTTTCCCGTCTCGCTGCAAGAGACGAAAAAGTGTTCCGGTACTGCTATGACCGGTTCTATGCCCCGCTGGTCTATTTTGCCAATGATTATATCAGCCTTGAAGAAGCGGAAGATGTAGTAGTAACTGTATTTACCCGGCTCTGGCAGTCGCTTGGAAACCGGGAATTTACAACGCTCATCACGCTTAAAAACTTTTTATACGTCAGCACCCGAAATGCTTGTCTGGATGTAATAAAGCTGAAGTCCCGGCAGCGGACGCGTGAAAAAGAAGCTTTCGATGCCTGGTATGAAGCCGCCGAACCGGAGCCGGCGTCCCATCTCGCGATGTATGAAGCGGAGCTTTTAAACCGTATCTACGAGGCTATTGCGCAGCTCCCACCGAAATGCCGTGATGTTTTTACCATGTCCTATCTGCAAGGTAAAAGCACGCAGGAAATTGCAGCTGCGCTACAAATAACCCCCAGTACTGTATTCAACCAGAAAGCACGCGCCATCCAGTTGCTCAAACTCTCCTTCGTAGACAAAAACCTGTTTTTACTACTTTTTTATTATTTCCTTTAG
- a CDS encoding TolB family protein, producing the protein MTAHMKNHVLKPLLIAVLLISCSKSKDSPGPDNGGIPTPLGTGVIYYDWANEGILRFNLATATVATTQQDDVSRNGWDISIDGTKYLQAEDKSGGNYDTEIYTLTNLADGTVISRFEKQSGYANHTFPKLSHDMKLIAVPPTFDDGLMVLSLQGKVLHNLTSFQGKKIDKGNVNWMPDNTLLFSIGNKICRTTADFTQASVVKELNFADWGDLSVSRDGLKLAFAAGNHIWMMDAKGGTPVQVSTSSQVEVAPEFSPDGKWIVLGTDYHTTGPFGHIWRLVVIPADGKKYNVDAGADQKVIPLIKKGENTPEASDGGVLWR; encoded by the coding sequence ATGACTGCACATATGAAAAACCATGTACTTAAACCATTGTTGATTGCCGTATTGTTAATCTCCTGCAGCAAAAGCAAAGATTCCCCGGGGCCGGATAATGGCGGCATACCTACTCCACTTGGTACGGGTGTTATCTATTACGACTGGGCAAATGAAGGTATTCTGCGGTTTAATCTGGCTACCGCCACGGTAGCTACTACACAGCAGGATGATGTGAGCCGTAATGGATGGGATATCAGCATAGATGGTACAAAATATCTGCAGGCGGAAGATAAGAGCGGCGGGAACTATGACACGGAAATCTACACCCTCACCAACCTGGCAGATGGAACGGTGATCAGCCGTTTTGAAAAGCAGTCGGGTTATGCCAATCATACTTTTCCCAAACTATCGCATGACATGAAGCTGATTGCGGTGCCACCCACCTTCGATGATGGACTAATGGTACTGAGCCTGCAGGGTAAGGTATTGCATAACCTGACCAGTTTTCAGGGCAAGAAGATCGATAAAGGCAATGTGAACTGGATGCCGGACAATACCCTGCTTTTTAGCATAGGTAATAAGATTTGCCGGACCACCGCAGACTTCACCCAGGCATCGGTAGTAAAGGAACTGAATTTTGCGGATTGGGGCGATCTGTCCGTAAGCCGGGATGGACTGAAACTGGCCTTTGCTGCCGGTAATCATATCTGGATGATGGATGCCAAAGGCGGCACGCCGGTACAGGTATCCACCAGCAGCCAGGTAGAAGTAGCGCCGGAGTTTTCGCCGGATGGGAAATGGATAGTACTGGGCACCGATTATCACACCACCGGACCCTTTGGGCATATCTGGCGGCTGGTAGTGATACCTGCCGACGGAAAGAAATATAATGTAGATGCAGGGGCTGACCAAAAGGTGATTCCCCTGATTAAGAAAGGAGAAAATACCCCCGAGGCCAGCGATGGAGGAGTGTTATGGCGATAA
- a CDS encoding FecR domain-containing protein — protein sequence MSVNIDELVYKYLQGHLTPEEKHLLDSWLQASPENRLWFEEWKNATRMEEKMRRMAAIDREKGWQRMVNKGVVKGERQPEKVVRWRRWMAAASVLILLMAGIYFWNNSTTQVAFVVDAPIKDIPAGKNGAILTLADGSQVSLDTFKNATIALQGGIRVKVVNGSLVYEGKGDMMGYNTTTTPKGRQFQLILPDGTQVWLNAASSIRYPTTFTGNKRLVEVTGEVYFEVVKDSEKPFLVNVNRKTEVEVLGTHFNVNAYENENSINTTLLEGSVAVAVSANIHQKKILQPGQQAQVQVDQQAQPGITVVNNADIEKVLAWKNGLFDFNGLTFEEIMRQLERWYDIEIDIDNGLPDIQLAGTMSKQVSLERVLRFFDKADIHYRLEGRKLTILP from the coding sequence ATGTCTGTAAACATTGATGAACTGGTATACAAATATCTTCAAGGTCACCTGACTCCCGAAGAGAAACATTTGCTGGATAGCTGGCTGCAGGCTTCTCCCGAAAACAGGCTGTGGTTTGAAGAATGGAAAAACGCAACGCGAATGGAAGAAAAGATGCGCCGCATGGCCGCGATCGACCGGGAAAAGGGCTGGCAGCGAATGGTGAATAAAGGGGTTGTGAAAGGAGAACGGCAACCGGAGAAAGTTGTGCGTTGGCGGCGGTGGATGGCTGCCGCGTCGGTATTGATCTTGCTGATGGCGGGTATTTATTTTTGGAATAACAGCACCACACAGGTGGCCTTCGTGGTGGATGCACCCATAAAGGATATTCCAGCGGGAAAAAACGGCGCTATTCTCACACTGGCAGATGGCTCACAGGTTTCCCTGGATACCTTTAAAAATGCGACCATAGCCCTACAGGGCGGCATTAGGGTGAAAGTGGTGAATGGCTCGCTGGTCTATGAAGGCAAAGGTGATATGATGGGCTATAATACTACAACCACACCGAAAGGCCGTCAATTCCAGCTTATACTTCCCGATGGCACACAGGTATGGCTGAACGCAGCTAGCTCCATCCGCTATCCCACTACTTTTACGGGGAATAAACGATTGGTGGAAGTAACCGGTGAAGTCTACTTTGAGGTAGTGAAAGATTCCGAAAAACCTTTCCTGGTGAATGTGAACAGAAAAACAGAAGTGGAGGTACTAGGTACTCATTTTAATGTGAATGCCTACGAGAATGAAAATAGTATTAATACCACGTTGCTGGAAGGTTCAGTTGCCGTAGCCGTGTCCGCAAACATCCACCAAAAAAAAATTCTCCAACCCGGGCAGCAGGCACAAGTTCAGGTTGATCAGCAGGCACAACCCGGAATTACGGTGGTTAATAACGCCGACATAGAAAAGGTGCTGGCGTGGAAAAATGGGTTATTCGATTTTAATGGGCTAACATTTGAAGAAATTATGCGGCAACTGGAGCGATGGTATGATATTGAAATAGACATTGATAATGGACTGCCGGACATTCAGCTGGCAGGCACAATGAGCAAACAGGTGTCTTTAGAGAGAGTGTTGCGCTTTTTTGATAAAGCGGACATTCATTATAGGCTGGAGGGAAGAAAGCTGACAATTTTACCCTAA
- a CDS encoding tetratricopeptide repeat-containing sensor histidine kinase: protein MKTFIIISFLILNSITGDDVSLQQDPYTDSLLKVLGTSEQDSTRAHILFMLSDHWADRDSAQAVDFAKRSFQYTTDKSYQRGLAHFYLAGAYYSFDRGISQQEYMEADKLLAPFTTTAALQYRSRAWHNYGALDQQMDDSRSFVDILLTKAIPFAQAAGDVERVAWNYMDLGAVFMNYKDYVKAGEYYKKAIEILLNNQYNNTPVLAECYINQAKAYTLQEHADSANAPLQAAYHILTAVNDSSYLPLYYQIRGMSYTRMHRWNEALEALEKGLTLASEQHRPYDAMSIQYELYEMYKRQGKLDKAKLALEAVYKVYEEYPIAQNGRMILYELAQTEAALGNHPAAFKRLMAYTQLSDSFFTQKTGKEIVELEAKYQMAAHEKKLLQLQNRNQVQQLLLYFGGIVVALSAAFFVYVYQQRKKRERQRMYALQQDQEIQIARAQLEGEERERKRLARDLHDGLGGMLAGVKLNLSAVSHSKEDSQQEDLEKVIGQLDDSVRELRRIARNMMPEALLRSGLKRALEELCRSMGNKHLRVDYALLNLPENIPHSEKVDIYRIVQELLANAVRHSGATDIFLQCSGRDNRFYITIEDNGKGMPGPDEPYEEGLGWTNIRSRVHYLQGKIEVDARPEQGTIINIEINVTGEKAL from the coding sequence TTGAAGACTTTTATTATCATATCTTTTCTGATACTCAACAGCATTACAGGTGATGATGTATCCTTACAACAGGACCCCTATACAGATAGCCTGCTGAAAGTACTGGGTACCAGCGAACAGGACAGTACCAGGGCGCATATCCTGTTTATGCTTTCTGATCATTGGGCCGACAGGGACAGTGCTCAGGCAGTAGATTTTGCCAAAAGATCATTTCAATATACCACAGATAAGTCTTACCAGCGTGGACTGGCACACTTTTACCTGGCAGGCGCTTACTATAGCTTTGATAGGGGTATCAGTCAGCAGGAGTACATGGAAGCAGATAAGTTGCTGGCACCCTTTACCACAACTGCCGCCTTGCAGTATCGCTCCCGTGCATGGCATAATTACGGGGCACTGGATCAGCAAATGGATGATAGCCGGTCTTTTGTAGATATCCTGCTTACAAAGGCCATTCCCTTTGCACAGGCGGCAGGAGATGTAGAACGGGTAGCCTGGAATTATATGGACCTCGGTGCTGTTTTCATGAATTATAAAGACTATGTAAAAGCGGGCGAATATTACAAAAAAGCCATAGAGATCCTGCTGAATAACCAATATAATAACACGCCGGTACTGGCAGAATGTTATATCAATCAGGCAAAAGCATATACCTTACAGGAGCATGCAGACTCGGCCAATGCACCGCTGCAAGCCGCCTATCATATTCTGACAGCCGTAAATGATTCATCGTACCTGCCCTTATATTATCAGATCAGGGGGATGTCTTATACCCGGATGCACCGGTGGAATGAGGCTTTGGAAGCTCTGGAAAAAGGATTAACACTCGCCAGTGAACAGCATCGCCCTTATGATGCCATGAGCATACAGTATGAGTTGTATGAGATGTATAAGCGGCAGGGTAAACTGGATAAGGCTAAGCTGGCGTTGGAAGCTGTGTATAAAGTGTATGAGGAATATCCCATTGCACAGAATGGCAGGATGATCCTGTATGAGCTGGCCCAAACAGAAGCTGCATTGGGTAATCATCCGGCCGCGTTCAAAAGGTTGATGGCCTATACGCAGTTGTCGGACAGCTTTTTTACTCAAAAAACGGGCAAGGAAATAGTGGAGCTGGAAGCAAAATACCAGATGGCAGCACATGAAAAAAAGCTGTTGCAGTTACAGAACAGAAATCAGGTACAGCAGTTATTGCTTTATTTTGGTGGGATTGTGGTGGCATTGTCGGCCGCTTTTTTTGTGTATGTTTACCAGCAGCGGAAGAAGCGGGAAAGGCAGCGCATGTATGCCCTGCAGCAGGACCAGGAAATACAGATTGCCCGTGCACAGCTGGAAGGAGAGGAGCGGGAACGGAAGCGGCTTGCCCGCGATCTGCATGATGGCCTGGGGGGAATGCTGGCAGGGGTAAAACTGAATTTATCTGCGGTGAGTCATAGTAAAGAGGACAGTCAGCAGGAAGACCTGGAAAAGGTAATCGGGCAGCTGGATGATTCTGTTCGTGAGCTCAGGAGGATTGCCCGCAATATGATGCCGGAAGCGCTCCTGCGTTCAGGGCTTAAGCGTGCGCTGGAAGAACTTTGCCGGTCGATGGGTAATAAGCACCTGCGGGTAGATTATGCCTTGCTGAACCTGCCGGAAAACATTCCTCATTCCGAAAAAGTGGATATTTACAGGATCGTACAGGAATTGCTGGCCAATGCTGTACGCCACTCCGGCGCAACAGATATATTTTTACAGTGCAGCGGGCGTGACAACAGGTTTTATATTACAATTGAAGATAACGGCAAAGGAATGCCTGGCCCGGACGAACCTTATGAAGAAGGATTAGGATGGACTAACATCCGTTCCAGGGTGCACTACCTGCAAGGAAAGATAGAAGTAGACGCCAGGCCGGAGCAAGGCACTATCATTAATATTGAGATCAATGTTACAGGAGAAAAAGCACTATAG